From Candidatus Hoaglandella endobia, a single genomic window includes:
- the hemG gene encoding menaquinone-dependent protoporphyrinogen IX dehydrogenase, with amino-acid sequence MKTLILYLSHDGQTHKIARFISVYLTDYCECDVVDLRLVPNLDLQRYQRVVIGAAIRYGRFAADLDRFIAQQLDWLHSIPSAFYSVNLMARKPNKRTPVTNSYTRKFLVKTPWRPDLCEVFAGALCCSRYCWFDRVMIKLIMRITSGELNLIKDKEIEYTDWQQVSAFAGNLAKLTAKQTTLTPPN; translated from the coding sequence ATGAAAACGTTGATTCTTTATTTAAGTCATGACGGCCAAACCCATAAAATAGCGCGCTTTATATCAGTCTATCTTACCGATTACTGTGAATGCGATGTGGTAGACCTGCGTCTTGTTCCCAATCTTGATCTACAACGTTACCAGCGGGTGGTAATAGGCGCTGCTATCCGCTATGGCCGTTTCGCAGCAGATCTGGATCGTTTCATAGCACAGCAGCTTGATTGGCTGCACAGCATTCCCAGCGCATTTTATTCAGTTAATCTAATGGCGCGTAAACCTAATAAAAGGACGCCGGTAACCAATTCCTATACAAGAAAATTTTTGGTAAAAACACCGTGGCGACCAGATCTTTGTGAAGTTTTTGCCGGTGCCCTATGTTGCTCACGCTATTGCTGGTTTGATCGCGTCATGATTAAGTTGATCATGCGGATAACTAGTGGTGAGCTCAATCTTATAAAAGACAAAGAAATTGAATATACAGATTGGCAACAAGTTTCTGCCTTCGCCGGTAATTTAGCTAAATTAACCGCCAAACAGACGACGTTAACCCCCCCTAATTGA
- the fabI gene encoding enoyl-ACP reductase FabI, producing the protein MGFLTTKRIVVTGVASNRSIAYGIAKAMHREGAQLAFTYQNNKLKYRLESFAEKFNSSIILPCEVTEDASIDTLFTELAKVWPKFDGFVHAIAYAPSDQLDGDYVNAVTREGFAIAHDISAYSFVAMAKASRPMLNPNSALVTLTYLGSERAIPNYNVMGLAKASLEANTRYMANALGPQGVRVNAISAGPIRTLAASSIKNFKKMLSYYEAVTPLPRLVTIEDIGNTAAFLCSDLSAGITGEVVHVDGGFHISANLLGLNVQ; encoded by the coding sequence ATGGGTTTTCTTACTACAAAGCGTATTGTGGTAACTGGTGTCGCCAGTAACCGTTCAATTGCCTACGGTATCGCTAAGGCCATGCATCGCGAAGGTGCTCAGTTAGCTTTCACTTATCAGAACAATAAATTAAAATATCGGTTAGAAAGTTTTGCCGAGAAGTTTAATTCTAGTATCATACTACCATGCGAGGTAACAGAAGATGCCAGCATTGATACTCTGTTTACAGAGTTAGCCAAAGTTTGGCCGAAATTTGATGGTTTCGTCCACGCGATAGCTTATGCTCCCAGCGACCAACTGGATGGTGATTACGTTAATGCAGTAACTCGCGAAGGTTTTGCCATCGCACACGACATTAGCGCCTACAGCTTTGTCGCTATGGCAAAAGCTAGCCGCCCCATGCTAAATCCTAACTCCGCCCTAGTCACCTTGACCTACCTTGGTTCTGAGCGCGCAATTCCCAACTACAACGTCATGGGACTAGCTAAAGCTTCGCTGGAAGCGAACACACGCTATATGGCTAATGCCCTGGGTCCCCAGGGCGTCCGTGTTAATGCTATATCAGCAGGTCCAATACGCACCTTAGCCGCATCTAGCATAAAGAACTTTAAGAAAATGCTGTCTTATTATGAAGCTGTGACACCCCTCCCACGCTTGGTGACTATTGAGGATATCGGCAATACTGCTGCCTTCCTGTGCTCTGATTTATCGGCAGGGATTACCGGTGAGGTAGTGCATGTTGATGGTGGCTTTCATATTAGTGCCAACCTGTTGGGTCTCAATGTACAATGA
- the pyrF gene encoding orotidine-5'-phosphate decarboxylase → MTPTTNLDGSKPAQQISSPVIVALDYADAHQALAFADRVSPRQCQFKIGKEIFTYTGPSLVRDLQKRGFNIFLDLKFHDIPHTVAKAVSAAAELGVWMLNIHAIGGERMMVAARNALVSFGTQAPILIAVTVLTSMNDADLRKLGIASSAFDYTVRLAVMAKQCGLDGVVCSAWEVSQLRTNCGAAFTLVTPGIRCTGNDTGDQHRVMTPLQAQQAGVNYMVIGRPITQSVDPPAALDNILRELQYNNTNKIMY, encoded by the coding sequence ATGACACCTACCACCAACTTAGATGGTTCTAAGCCAGCACAGCAAATTAGCTCACCGGTGATTGTTGCCCTTGATTATGCGGATGCGCATCAGGCACTGGCATTTGCTGACAGAGTTTCGCCCCGACAATGCCAATTTAAAATTGGCAAAGAAATATTTACCTATACTGGGCCATCACTAGTGCGCGATTTGCAAAAACGCGGATTTAATATTTTTTTAGATTTAAAATTTCATGATATCCCTCACACGGTTGCCAAAGCGGTTAGCGCAGCAGCAGAGCTGGGAGTTTGGATGTTAAATATCCACGCCATCGGTGGTGAACGTATGATGGTAGCAGCCCGCAATGCGCTGGTATCATTTGGCACACAAGCCCCAATACTTATCGCTGTAACGGTGCTTACCAGCATGAACGATGCTGATTTACGTAAGCTAGGCATTGCCAGCAGTGCTTTTGATTATACTGTGCGGCTAGCTGTTATGGCCAAGCAATGCGGTCTTGACGGTGTTGTATGCTCAGCTTGGGAAGTAAGTCAGTTAAGAACTAACTGCGGCGCGGCTTTCACTTTAGTAACACCGGGAATTCGCTGTACTGGTAATGATACAGGCGATCAGCATCGTGTAATGACACCGCTGCAGGCGCAGCAGGCAGGCGTTAATTATATGGTGATCGGCCGTCCAATCACACAGTCGGTCGACCCGCCAGCCGCATTGGACAATATACTGCGTGAATTACAGTATAATAATACTAATAAAATTATGTATTAA
- the lapB gene encoding lipopolysaccharide assembly protein LapB: MLALLFLLLPVAAASSWYMGRKSAQQDKQQQEANCFAGISCLLSNQQDNAVDLSLNMLKEHSNAVEAHLTLGNLFRSCGEVDRAIRIHRAFMDSISLTFEQRLLAIQQLGKDYMVAGFYDRAEDMFSQLVNEKDFRVGALSLLLQIYQATSEWSKAIDVAEKLVKLGKEQRRVEIAHFYCELALQAIDREDIDRAILLLKKGATADKNSARVSIIRARIFIDQQDYNGAVSELTRVLDQDQEMISETLPMLQLCYHALNQATAWVEFLELCVEKNTGSEAELLLTDIIEREQGPEVAQGYINQQLRQHPTMRMFHRLIDFHLSEAEDGRAKESLLTLRDMVGEQIHTKPRYRCQKCGFTSYNLYWHCPSCKSWASVKPIRGLDGQ, encoded by the coding sequence ATGTTAGCACTGCTGTTTCTATTATTGCCCGTAGCTGCCGCCTCTAGCTGGTATATGGGGCGCAAGAGCGCACAGCAGGATAAACAGCAACAAGAAGCTAATTGTTTTGCTGGGATTAGCTGTTTACTTTCAAACCAGCAAGATAATGCAGTTGATCTATCCCTAAATATGCTTAAAGAGCATAGCAACGCTGTAGAGGCACATTTAACGCTTGGAAATTTGTTCCGTTCTTGTGGTGAAGTTGATCGCGCTATCCGTATCCACAGGGCTTTTATGGACAGCATATCGTTGACATTTGAGCAACGATTATTAGCGATTCAGCAGCTCGGCAAAGACTATATGGTAGCCGGATTTTATGATCGTGCGGAAGATATGTTTAGCCAACTAGTAAACGAAAAAGATTTTCGTGTCGGGGCACTTAGCCTGTTATTGCAAATCTATCAAGCTACTAGCGAATGGTCGAAAGCAATTGATGTAGCAGAAAAGCTGGTTAAGCTTGGTAAAGAGCAACGTAGGGTAGAAATTGCCCATTTTTATTGTGAGCTTGCTCTGCAGGCCATAGACAGAGAAGATATTGACCGAGCTATTCTACTGTTGAAAAAAGGCGCTACAGCAGATAAAAACAGCGCCCGTGTATCTATTATACGGGCCAGGATATTTATAGATCAGCAGGACTATAACGGTGCTGTGAGTGAGTTAACACGGGTCCTAGATCAAGATCAGGAAATGATCAGCGAAACGCTGCCAATGCTACAGTTGTGTTATCATGCCCTTAACCAAGCAACTGCTTGGGTGGAATTTCTTGAACTTTGCGTCGAAAAGAATACTGGCTCAGAAGCCGAACTATTGTTAACTGATATCATTGAACGCGAGCAGGGGCCAGAAGTAGCGCAGGGCTATATTAATCAGCAGTTGCGCCAGCATCCGACAATGCGTATGTTTCACCGATTAATAGATTTCCATCTCAGCGAGGCTGAGGATGGACGTGCCAAGGAAAGCCTTCTGACGTTGCGAGATATGGTTGGTGAACAGATCCATACTAAACCACGCTACCGTTGCCAAAAATGCGGTTTCACCTCCTATAACCTCTATTGGCACTGCCCGTCATGTAAATCCTGGGCCTCGGTAAAGCCAATACGCGGCCTTGACGGACAATAA
- the pgpB gene encoding phosphatidylglycerophosphatase B, whose protein sequence is MFLIAKRTGIGALLLIILPLLLWVSGWQWQSGSDYRWLIGLYWLTQTVTSPWGILTSILLISWFFWCLPYRLKPALALVVILATTLLVGQGMKSFIKDRVQTPRPFVVWLDKHYSIDDQAFYAMTHKERSEAVAHELQSEKTIPTWLQHHWRHETGFSFPSGHTIFAASWALFSVGLLWPTRHVVTILVLLVWASGVMISRIWMGLHWPQDVMMSVVVSWFIITLACWLIQCWIGTLKPEKVHGICNRR, encoded by the coding sequence ATGTTTTTAATTGCAAAACGCACAGGGATCGGAGCGCTGCTTCTGATAATTTTACCGTTGTTACTGTGGGTCAGCGGCTGGCAATGGCAGTCTGGAAGTGATTATCGTTGGCTAATAGGTCTGTATTGGTTGACACAAACCGTCACGTCCCCCTGGGGGATATTAACCAGTATCTTACTAATTAGCTGGTTTTTCTGGTGCCTACCCTATAGGCTAAAACCAGCACTAGCGCTGGTAGTAATCTTAGCTACCACGCTGCTCGTCGGTCAGGGAATGAAGTCTTTTATCAAAGATAGGGTGCAGACGCCAAGACCTTTTGTCGTTTGGCTCGATAAGCACTACTCCATTGATGATCAGGCTTTTTATGCAATGACGCACAAAGAGCGTAGCGAAGCGGTAGCGCACGAGCTGCAGAGTGAAAAAACGATACCGACATGGTTACAGCACCACTGGCGGCATGAAACAGGCTTTTCTTTTCCTTCTGGCCATACCATTTTTGCCGCTAGTTGGGCACTATTTTCTGTAGGATTACTGTGGCCAACTAGGCATGTAGTTACTATACTAGTACTGTTAGTTTGGGCTAGCGGCGTGATGATCAGTCGTATATGGATGGGCCTGCATTGGCCGCAGGATGTGATGATGAGTGTAGTAGTCAGTTGGTTCATTATTACACTAGCATGTTGGCTGATACAGTGCTGGATAGGAACACTGAAACCTGAGAAGGTGCACGGTATCTGCAACCGCCGTTAA
- the topA gene encoding type I DNA topoisomerase, with the protein MGKVLVIVESPAKAKTINKYLGNDYVVKSSIGHIRDLPTSGSASQKNIEANKKKKNKADPQSALVNSMGIDPYHGWKAQYQILPGKEKVVTELKALAEKASHIYLATDFDREGEAIAWHLREVIGGNNKRFSRVVFNEITRNAIIQAFDKPGELNINRVHAQQTRRFMDRLVGYMVSPLLWEKIARGLSAGRVQSVAVRLVVEREREIKAFIPKEYWKLHANLITSHASTLAMQVTHQKGKLFQPVHQQQIQAAISLLEKANFVVSNNEKKPISSKPSAPFTTATLQQAASNYLGYDIKKTMILAQSLYEMGHITYMRTNSTNLSQDALNMVRCYIIDTFGNKYLPKQANKYVSKDNTQEAHEAIRPSDVHVLAEQLNDTRPEAQKIYHLIWRQFIACQMTPARYDDTTLSVTAGEFQLRTRCRALRFDGWTIIMPALHKVEDRILPAIKIGQTLILEKLLPSQHFTKPLARYSESSLVKELEKRKIGRPSTYVSIISNIQDRGYVHVENCRFYADKMGEIVTDCLEENFHELMNYDFTAKMEDKLDQVAASEQEWKSVLDTFFEKFSQQLEKAKKDPQDGGMGNNKMVMIRIDCPVCSRKMGIRTASTGVFLGCSGYILPPKERCKNSINLIPEVETINLLDGDDAETNALRARRRCAKCHTAMDSYLIVDSQSKLYVCGNNPLCEGYEIEQGQFCIKGYDGTIVECEKCGSDMHLKLGRFGKYMACTNEVCNNTRKILRHGDVAPPKEDPVPLPELHCERSDAYFVLRNGASGVFLAANTFPKSRETRAPLVAELARFRERLPEKLHYLADAPAQDEAGNSTLVRFSRKTKQQYIASEKNGKATGWTLFYLDGQWQLSKK; encoded by the coding sequence ATGGGTAAAGTTCTCGTTATCGTTGAATCGCCGGCCAAAGCCAAAACGATTAATAAATATTTAGGAAATGACTACGTAGTTAAGTCTAGTATCGGTCACATACGCGATTTACCGACTAGCGGTTCAGCTAGCCAAAAGAACATTGAAGCAAATAAAAAGAAAAAAAATAAAGCAGATCCGCAAAGTGCGCTAGTCAACAGTATGGGCATTGACCCTTATCATGGCTGGAAAGCGCAGTATCAAATCCTGCCCGGTAAGGAGAAAGTGGTAACCGAGTTAAAAGCGCTGGCAGAAAAAGCCAGCCATATTTATCTTGCTACCGACTTTGATCGTGAAGGTGAAGCAATAGCTTGGCATCTACGCGAAGTGATCGGCGGTAATAATAAACGTTTTAGCCGAGTAGTATTTAATGAAATTACCCGCAATGCGATTATACAAGCTTTTGACAAACCAGGCGAATTGAATATTAATCGGGTTCATGCCCAGCAGACGAGAAGGTTTATGGACCGTTTGGTAGGTTATATGGTATCTCCATTATTATGGGAAAAAATAGCCCGCGGTTTATCGGCTGGTAGAGTACAATCGGTGGCGGTACGGTTAGTGGTGGAGCGTGAGCGGGAAATCAAGGCGTTCATACCTAAGGAGTATTGGAAACTGCATGCTAATTTAATTACTTCGCACGCTTCGACGTTAGCGATGCAGGTAACTCATCAGAAGGGAAAACTGTTTCAGCCCGTTCATCAGCAGCAAATCCAGGCGGCGATATCGTTGCTAGAAAAGGCAAATTTCGTGGTCAGCAATAACGAAAAGAAGCCAATCAGCAGTAAACCTAGTGCTCCTTTTACTACTGCAACGCTACAGCAGGCGGCCAGTAACTACTTGGGTTATGACATAAAAAAAACTATGATACTGGCACAAAGTTTGTACGAGATGGGCCATATCACCTATATGCGTACTAATTCAACTAATCTAAGTCAAGATGCGCTTAATATGGTTCGATGCTATATAATCGATACTTTTGGTAATAAATATCTACCTAAACAAGCCAACAAGTACGTCAGTAAAGATAATACTCAGGAAGCTCATGAGGCTATCCGTCCCTCCGATGTTCATGTTCTAGCAGAACAGTTAAATGATACAAGGCCTGAAGCGCAAAAAATTTACCATTTAATATGGCGCCAATTTATAGCGTGTCAAATGACTCCAGCACGCTATGACGACACCACACTGAGCGTTACCGCCGGAGAATTTCAGTTGCGTACTCGCTGTAGGGCCTTGCGTTTTGATGGCTGGACCATAATTATGCCTGCGCTGCATAAAGTAGAAGACCGTATTTTGCCAGCAATTAAGATAGGCCAGACGCTTATATTAGAAAAATTGCTTCCTAGTCAGCATTTTACTAAACCGCTAGCACGCTATAGTGAGTCTTCCTTGGTCAAAGAGCTAGAGAAACGCAAAATAGGGCGGCCATCGACCTATGTATCGATAATTTCTAATATTCAGGATCGCGGCTATGTTCACGTGGAGAACTGCCGTTTTTATGCCGATAAAATGGGTGAGATTGTAACAGATTGCTTGGAGGAGAATTTCCACGAGCTGATGAATTATGATTTTACTGCAAAAATGGAAGATAAGCTTGATCAAGTTGCTGCTAGTGAGCAAGAATGGAAAAGTGTATTAGATACCTTCTTTGAAAAATTCAGCCAACAGTTAGAAAAAGCTAAAAAGGATCCTCAAGATGGAGGTATGGGGAATAATAAGATGGTAATGATCCGCATCGATTGTCCGGTCTGTAGCCGGAAAATGGGGATTCGTACAGCTAGCACCGGGGTATTTTTAGGATGTTCCGGCTATATTTTACCGCCTAAAGAGCGTTGTAAAAATTCTATTAACTTGATTCCGGAAGTAGAAACAATCAACCTGCTTGATGGAGATGATGCTGAAACTAATGCACTACGCGCTCGCCGCCGCTGCGCTAAGTGCCACACGGCAATGGACAGTTATCTTATTGTTGATAGCCAGAGCAAACTGTACGTTTGCGGGAATAATCCGTTGTGCGAAGGCTATGAAATCGAGCAGGGTCAATTTTGTATTAAAGGCTACGACGGAACGATTGTAGAATGTGAAAAATGCGGATCAGATATGCATCTAAAACTGGGGCGTTTCGGTAAATATATGGCCTGTACCAATGAAGTATGTAATAATACCCGCAAGATCTTACGCCACGGCGATGTAGCGCCGCCAAAAGAAGACCCGGTACCGCTGCCCGAGCTTCACTGCGAGAGATCAGACGCTTATTTTGTACTACGTAACGGCGCGTCGGGAGTATTTCTAGCCGCCAATACCTTTCCTAAATCTCGTGAAACCCGTGCACCACTGGTCGCAGAACTAGCCAGGTTCCGCGAACGCTTGCCGGAGAAGCTGCACTATCTAGCCGATGCACCTGCCCAGGACGAGGCAGGTAATAGTACCCTGGTGCGCTTTAGCCGCAAAACTAAGCAACAATACATTGCATCTGAAAAGAATGGTAAGGCCACCGGCTGGACCTTGTTTTATCTCGATGGCCAATGGCAGTTGAGCAAGAAATAA
- a CDS encoding anthranilate synthase component 1 has protein sequence MQSSKYQIELLHARARYRTDPTAMFNQLCGARPATLLLESSEIDKKHDLESMMIVDSALRITALGQIVTLRALSANGAALLPLLDAALPAKVRVNAHPNSRELNFPLTVQVVDEDTRLRSLSVFDCLRLLLNLVGQPADAPKAMFVGGLFSYDLVAGFETLPTLATGQRCPDYCFYLAETLLILDHQQQTCDLQCSLFSHSQSEKQRLQHRLKQLQLQLSQLPGPIPHQIIDNMVLSCNQSDAEYCRIVLRMQQAIHAGDIFQVVPSRRFFLPCRSSLAAYHQLKKSNPSPYMFFMQDEDFTLFGASPESALKYDPVTGQIEIYPIAGTRPRGRSAEGSLDVDLDSRIELEMRADHKELAEHLMLVDLARNDLARICEPGTRYVADLTKVDRYSFVMHLVSRVVGKLRGDLDVLHAYRACMNMGTLSGAPKVRAMQLIAEAEGERRGSYGGAIGYFTAAGAFDTCIVIRSAYVENGIATVQAGAGIVLDSIPQAEADESRNKARAVLHAIATAHATKELF, from the coding sequence ATGCAAAGCAGCAAGTACCAAATTGAATTACTTCACGCTCGGGCGCGCTACCGCACCGATCCTACGGCAATGTTCAATCAATTATGCGGCGCGCGTCCCGCAACGCTATTGCTAGAATCGTCTGAAATCGATAAAAAGCATGATTTAGAAAGCATGATGATAGTAGATAGTGCACTGCGGATAACCGCTCTTGGACAAATTGTTACGCTGCGGGCTCTAAGCGCTAATGGCGCCGCTTTATTGCCACTACTAGATGCAGCCTTGCCTGCGAAGGTAAGAGTAAACGCGCATCCTAATAGCCGCGAATTAAATTTTCCGCTAACAGTACAAGTCGTAGATGAGGACACTCGTCTGCGATCTCTATCTGTATTTGACTGCCTACGCCTACTGTTAAATCTGGTCGGTCAACCGGCCGATGCGCCGAAAGCGATGTTTGTTGGTGGGCTTTTTTCCTACGATCTGGTCGCTGGGTTCGAAACGCTGCCGACATTAGCTACTGGACAGAGATGTCCTGATTATTGTTTTTATTTGGCTGAAACATTACTTATACTTGACCACCAACAGCAAACCTGCGATCTACAGTGTAGTCTTTTTAGTCATAGCCAGTCAGAAAAACAGAGACTGCAGCACCGTCTAAAACAATTACAGCTTCAACTAAGCCAGTTGCCTGGCCCAATACCGCACCAAATTATCGACAATATGGTACTATCGTGCAATCAGAGTGACGCCGAATATTGCCGGATAGTGCTCAGGATGCAACAAGCAATACATGCAGGTGATATCTTTCAGGTTGTGCCGTCCCGTCGCTTTTTTTTACCCTGCCGCTCGTCGCTTGCAGCCTATCACCAGCTAAAGAAAAGCAATCCTAGTCCTTACATGTTTTTTATGCAGGATGAAGATTTTACACTGTTCGGTGCGTCACCAGAAAGTGCACTAAAATATGATCCTGTTACCGGTCAGATAGAGATTTACCCTATAGCCGGCACCCGGCCCCGCGGCCGGAGTGCTGAAGGTTCGCTAGATGTAGATCTCGATAGTCGCATTGAATTAGAAATGCGCGCTGATCACAAAGAGCTGGCCGAGCATCTGATGCTCGTTGATTTGGCGCGTAATGATCTGGCAAGAATTTGTGAACCAGGTACGCGTTATGTAGCCGATTTAACCAAAGTTGATCGTTACTCTTTCGTCATGCATTTAGTATCTCGGGTAGTAGGTAAGTTGCGTGGTGATCTCGACGTGCTGCATGCTTACCGCGCTTGTATGAATATGGGAACGCTCAGCGGCGCGCCGAAAGTGCGGGCAATGCAGCTTATTGCCGAGGCAGAAGGCGAACGACGCGGTAGTTACGGTGGCGCTATAGGCTACTTTACCGCTGCCGGCGCCTTTGATACCTGCATCGTCATTCGTTCTGCCTACGTTGAAAATGGTATTGCTACAGTGCAGGCCGGGGCCGGTATCGTTTTGGACTCCATCCCGCAGGCTGAAGCCGATGAAAGCCGTAACAAAGCGCGTGCCGTGTTGCATGCCATTGCAACTGCTCATGCCACAAAGGAATTATTTTAA
- the trpCF gene encoding bifunctional indole-3-glycerol-phosphate synthase TrpC/phosphoribosylanthranilate isomerase TrpF: MQDTVLTNILADKIEWITDHKQRQPLESFCQHVQLSTRSFYQALTGGTRTKFILECKKASPSKGIIRTDFNPLNIASIYRNYASVISVLTDEKYFQGSFDFMLKVSQTMNQPVLCKDFIVDPWQIYLARLHQADAILLMLSVLDDDSYRLLAAVAHSLQMGVLTEVISEEECARALALEAKVVGINNRDLRDLSIDLNRTRMLAPRFPAGVTLISESGIKSYRQISELSHYANGFLIGSALMAETDLNLAIRRMLLGENKVCGITRAADAQAAFEVGALYGGLVFVASSPRQVDVALANAVIASTALRYVGVFRDAPVREVSETAAALSLAAVQLHGNEDQAYIDALRLALLPDCNIWKSLDMRQKLPEHNLNQVDRYVLDNGGGSSKPFNWSLLKRVALDNVMLAGGLSVTNCLAASRLGCSGLDFNSGVESEPGIKDHHKLATVFQTLRAF, translated from the coding sequence ATGCAGGACACGGTATTAACAAACATCCTTGCAGATAAAATCGAATGGATTACCGATCACAAACAGCGACAACCACTAGAAAGCTTTTGTCAGCATGTTCAACTGAGCACGCGTAGCTTTTACCAAGCTCTTACTGGTGGTACCAGAACAAAATTTATTCTAGAATGTAAAAAAGCTTCCCCATCTAAAGGAATTATCCGAACGGATTTTAATCCGCTCAACATCGCGAGCATTTATCGAAATTACGCCTCTGTTATTTCAGTATTAACCGACGAGAAATATTTCCAAGGCAGTTTCGATTTTATGCTTAAGGTTAGTCAAACGATGAACCAACCTGTCTTATGCAAAGACTTTATTGTTGATCCCTGGCAGATTTATTTAGCACGGTTACATCAAGCTGATGCGATCCTGCTGATGTTATCCGTGCTGGATGATGATAGCTACCGCTTGCTGGCTGCAGTAGCTCACAGTTTACAGATGGGCGTGCTGACTGAGGTAATCAGCGAGGAAGAATGCGCACGCGCGCTAGCACTTGAGGCTAAAGTAGTAGGCATTAATAATCGTGATTTACGAGATTTATCTATTGATTTAAATCGTACCCGCATGCTTGCCCCTCGGTTCCCAGCAGGGGTCACGCTCATTAGCGAGTCAGGCATCAAATCTTATCGTCAAATAAGCGAACTTAGCCACTATGCCAACGGGTTTTTGATAGGCAGTGCGCTAATGGCAGAAACTGACCTCAATCTGGCTATACGACGCATGTTGTTGGGCGAAAATAAGGTTTGTGGCATCACACGTGCTGCTGACGCCCAGGCAGCCTTTGAGGTCGGCGCACTATACGGCGGGCTAGTTTTCGTTGCTAGCTCCCCACGTCAAGTAGATGTTGCGCTGGCTAATGCTGTAATAGCTAGTACTGCGCTGCGCTATGTTGGGGTTTTTCGCGATGCTCCAGTAAGAGAAGTCAGCGAGACCGCGGCCGCGCTATCATTAGCGGCAGTGCAACTGCACGGTAATGAAGATCAAGCTTATATCGATGCTCTGCGCCTCGCTCTATTGCCTGACTGCAATATCTGGAAATCACTAGATATGCGTCAAAAACTACCGGAGCACAATCTAAACCAGGTTGATCGATATGTGCTGGATAATGGTGGCGGCAGCAGTAAGCCATTTAACTGGTCGCTGCTTAAAAGAGTAGCATTAGATAATGTCATGCTAGCCGGGGGACTGTCGGTAACCAATTGCTTGGCTGCCTCCCGTCTCGGCTGCTCTGGACTTGATTTTAATTCCGGCGTTGAGAGCGAGCCGGGCATTAAAGATCATCATAAATTAGCAACGGTATTCCAGACGCTTCGCGCTTTCTGA
- the trpB gene encoding tryptophan synthase subunit beta gives MKRLNPYFGEFGGMYVPQILMPALIQLEDAFVISQNDPVFQTELSSLLTNYAGRPTPLTLCRNLVAGTRTKLYLKREDLLHGGAHKTNQVLGQALLAKRMGKTDILAETGAGQHGVASALASALLGLNCRIYMGAKDIERQSLNVFRMQLMGAKVIPVHSGSATLKDACNEALRDWSSSYESAHYMLGTAAGPHPFPTIVREFQRMIGEETRVQIKEHEQCLPDAVIACVGGGSNAIGMFADFIDEPTVRLIGVEPGGLGIETGQHGASLKHGRLGIYFGMKSPMLQSAEGQIEESYSISAGLDFPSVGPQHAYLNSIGRAEYVSVTDEEAIEAFKSLSLYEGIIPALESSHALAHAIKLIKAQPDKEQILIVNLSGRGDKDIFTVHDILKARGEI, from the coding sequence ATGAAACGACTTAATCCCTATTTCGGCGAGTTTGGCGGGATGTACGTACCGCAAATTCTAATGCCCGCACTTATCCAGCTTGAAGACGCTTTCGTCATATCCCAAAATGATCCTGTCTTCCAAACAGAATTGAGCAGTTTATTGACTAACTATGCTGGCCGGCCCACTCCGCTGACACTGTGCCGCAATCTTGTTGCTGGTACCCGTACCAAACTATATTTAAAGCGTGAAGATCTCCTGCACGGAGGAGCCCATAAAACAAACCAGGTGCTAGGTCAGGCCCTATTAGCAAAGCGTATGGGCAAAACCGATATTCTCGCAGAAACGGGCGCCGGCCAGCACGGCGTTGCTTCTGCACTGGCCTCTGCCCTGCTAGGGCTGAATTGCCGAATTTATATGGGTGCTAAAGATATCGAACGTCAGTCTCTGAACGTCTTTCGCATGCAGTTGATGGGCGCCAAAGTAATCCCTGTGCACAGCGGCTCCGCCACTCTTAAAGACGCCTGTAACGAAGCGTTGCGCGACTGGTCTAGTAGCTATGAAAGCGCCCATTATATGCTTGGCACCGCTGCTGGCCCACATCCTTTCCCTACTATAGTGCGAGAATTTCAGCGCATGATAGGTGAGGAAACTCGCGTACAGATAAAGGAACATGAGCAATGTCTCCCGGACGCGGTGATAGCCTGCGTTGGCGGCGGCTCTAATGCTATCGGCATGTTCGCCGATTTTATTGACGAGCCGACCGTTCGTTTAATCGGAGTTGAACCTGGCGGTTTGGGCATTGAGACGGGCCAACACGGCGCGTCACTAAAACACGGCCGCTTAGGCATCTATTTTGGCATGAAATCACCAATGCTACAGTCAGCAGAAGGGCAAATTGAGGAGTCCTATTCTATTTCTGCTGGGCTAGATTTTCCCTCAGTTGGCCCGCAACATGCCTATCTTAATAGCATAGGCCGTGCTGAATATGTATCGGTGACCGATGAAGAAGCTATTGAGGCTTTCAAGAGTCTCTCTCTCTACGAGGGCATTATCCCTGCGTTAGAATCATCACATGCGCTGGCCCACGCCATTAAGCTTATCAAAGCGCAGCCGGATAAAGAACAAATTCTGATTGTAAACTTGTCCGGCCGCGGCGATAAAGATATTTTTACTGTTCATGATATTCTGAAGGCGCGAGGAGAAATTTAA